In the genome of Acidovorax sp. 69, the window ACGAGGCGATCTCGGGCATTGCGGGGCGCAATGGCGGGTTCAGTAATTTCGTCATCAACCCCTGAGAGGTGTCCACCATGCAAATCAGGCGAATCGTCGCGGGGGTCGGTGCCAACGGCCGCTCGCAGGTGTTCACGGACGGCGTGGCGCCGCGTGCCGTGGAGTTCGAGAGCGCACAGGGCTTTGCCGCTGCCCTGCTGTGGGCCACCTCGGCCGGCGAGGTGCTGGGCCAGGGGGCTGTGGCCGACCGCACGGGGCAGACCGGTTTCGTGCCTGCAGCGGGCGAGACGCTGCTGATGTTCGTCACCTTCCCGCCGGACGCGGTGATGATGCGCGCGGATTTCGACGGTGCGGCCTTTGGTGCGGAGTTTGCGCAGAAGGTGCCGGGTCTGGCCGAGCGATTCGAGCAGGACCACCCGGGCATGCACACCACCGAGAGCATCGACTACGACGTGGTGCTGGAGGGCGAGATCATGCTGGAGCTGGACGACGGCGCTCAGGTGCTGCTGCGCCGGCACGACGTGGCGGTGCAGCACGGCAACCGGCACGCCTGGCGCAACCACACCGACCAGCCCGCCACCATGCTGTTCGTGCTGATGGGGGCGCGGCGGGCAGGTTGATTGCCATGACGGGGCTTGCAGGGGCGGCAGGCCCCTGCGTGCATCACGCCTGCTGGCGCGCGGCCTGGAGCCAGCGGATCTCGCTGAGCAGGTCCACCAGGCCGGCCTGGATGAAGCCCAGGGTCGGCTCGTCCACCAGGAGGCCGTCCTGGATGCGGCTGGCCACGCCTGCGATGGCGATATGCTGGCGAACCAGCGGCCGGGCCAGCGTGGCGGCCAGGGCATCGCGGATCTGGGCCTGCGCGCGCACGCCGCCGGCCGTGCCGGGCGATGCGGTCATGACCAGCACCGGCTTGCCCTTGAGCGGCGAGGCGAAGCCCGGGCGCGATGCCCAGTCGATGGCGTTCTTGAGCACGCCGGGGATGCCGTAGTTGTACTCGGGCGAGCAGATCACCAGGCCGTCCGCAGCCGCGATGTCAGCCTTGAGCTGCGCGACCGCGGCCGGCGGGCTGTCGCCATCGAGGTCGGCGTTGTACATGGGCACGTCGTCCAGCGGAAACAACTCCAGCGTGGCTGTGGGTGGCAGCAGCGGTGTGAGGCTGCGCAGCACGGCCGTGCAGTGCGATGCGCGGCGGATGCTGCCCGATATGGCAACGAGGCGGGTGGGGGCGGCGTTCGGGTTGGCGGTCACTGGGGTTTGCTCCTTCTTTCAATTGTTTTAGTTTATGCATAAAATTCAAAACATGTACAAAAAAGAAACGCCCACGCGCACACCGCCCCTGGTTGACCAGGCGTTTGCACAACTGCGCCACGATGTGCTCAGCGGTACCTATGGTGCCGGTGCCAAGCTCAAGCTCGACGAGCTGCAGACGGCGTATGGCTTTTCCAGCAGCCCGCTGCGCGAGGCCCTGAGCCGCCTGGCCCAGGAGGGCCTGATCCGGGCCGACGAGCGGCGCGGCTTTCGGGTGGCCGCCATTTCGGAGGAAGACCTGGCCGACATCACCCGCATGCGCGTGATGCTGGACGTGCAGGCGCTGCGCGAATCCATCGCCCATGGCGATGATGCGTGGGAGGCCTCTGTGGTGGGTGCCTACCACCGGCTTGAAAAAATGGAGGGCCGCCTGGGCGATGGGCCGGTCATCCTGGACAACGATTGGACCGAACTGCACACCGCCTTCCATACCGCGCTGATCTCCGCCAGCCCGTCGGAGCGCCTGCGCACCTGGAGCGCCAGCCTGTTCGACCAGGCCGAGCGCTACCGCCGCTACTCGGCCCGCTTTCGCAAGACCTCGCGGCGCAAGTCGAACGAGCACCGCAAGCTCATGGACGCCACGCTGCGCCGCGATGCGGACACCGCCTGCGCGCTGCTTGAAGAGCACATCCTGAGCACCCAGCGC includes:
- a CDS encoding cupin domain-containing protein, coding for MQIRRIVAGVGANGRSQVFTDGVAPRAVEFESAQGFAAALLWATSAGEVLGQGAVADRTGQTGFVPAAGETLLMFVTFPPDAVMMRADFDGAAFGAEFAQKVPGLAERFEQDHPGMHTTESIDYDVVLEGEIMLELDDGAQVLLRRHDVAVQHGNRHAWRNHTDQPATMLFVLMGARRAG
- a CDS encoding NADPH-dependent FMN reductase, translated to MTANPNAAPTRLVAISGSIRRASHCTAVLRSLTPLLPPTATLELFPLDDVPMYNADLDGDSPPAAVAQLKADIAAADGLVICSPEYNYGIPGVLKNAIDWASRPGFASPLKGKPVLVMTASPGTAGGVRAQAQIRDALAATLARPLVRQHIAIAGVASRIQDGLLVDEPTLGFIQAGLVDLLSEIRWLQAARQQA
- a CDS encoding GntR family transcriptional regulator — protein: MHKIQNMYKKETPTRTPPLVDQAFAQLRHDVLSGTYGAGAKLKLDELQTAYGFSSSPLREALSRLAQEGLIRADERRGFRVAAISEEDLADITRMRVMLDVQALRESIAHGDDAWEASVVGAYHRLEKMEGRLGDGPVILDNDWTELHTAFHTALISASPSERLRTWSASLFDQAERYRRYSARFRKTSRRKSNEHRKLMDATLRRDADTACALLEEHILSTQRNVMAVLAQVEQQEG